The genomic segment TCGGCAAAGAAGCAATCGATACGCTCGTCGACGAAATGACGAAACATAGCGATAACCTTGTCGTCGTTCTCGCCGGCTACGAGCAACCGATGCAGGCACTGCTTGCAAGCAATCCCGGTCTGAAGTCACGCTTTAAGCGCGAACTTCACTTCCCGAACTACGCAAAAGACGAGTTGATTGAAATCATCGTCAACTATGCGGAACGCTACGGGTACGTCCTGACGGAAGACGCGCGTCTTGCGCTAGAAGAACAGATTCAAGTCGTACCGAACGGCAATGCCCGCGCTGCGATTACAATCGTCGAGCGGGCAATCGCAAAACAGTCCGTCCGATTGATTGACAAAGCGAGTGTCAGCGGTTCAGAATGGTCCTATCTTGAAAAAGAGGATTTTTAAGGGGGAAGCTACATGCACACGATTGAAATACCGGTTCGCTATGCGGAAACGGACATGATGGGGATTGTTTATCATTCGAATTACCTCGTTTATCTTGAAATCGCTCGGACGGAGCTGATTAAGTCGCTTGGTCTTGATTATAAGGAAATGGAAGAGGCAGGCTACGTCTCACCGGTCACGAACGTCAATCTCGACTACAAACGGTCATTGACATATGGCGATACGGCGACGGTTTCGGTCTGGATCAGCCATTACGACGGACTGCGGACGATTT from the Exiguobacterium oxidotolerans JCM 12280 genome contains:
- a CDS encoding acyl-CoA thioesterase, giving the protein MHTIEIPVRYAETDMMGIVYHSNYLVYLEIARTELIKSLGLDYKEMEEAGYVSPVTNVNLDYKRSLTYGDTATVSVWISHYDGLRTIYGYEVKNADGQLAVAGKTTHVVVKKENFRPIRLPKVFPNWHAIYEQMSAEDARLVSN